CGCGTACGGGGCCGTGAAGCTCGATGCCCGGCTCGCCAGGGCGCAAGCCGCGACCTGAGGAAGCGCCGCTCGGCGTCGTCGTCTGGAAGGCTGAGGCGATGACGACCCTCCCGGACGGCTTGCGAATCGTCGACCCGCACATCCACCAGTGGGATCCGTTCACCACACCGCGGGTCGTCTCGACGCCCGCGAAGCTGGTCCGGCGCCTGCCTGTGCTGCGGCCGGTGATCGAGGCGCTCCTGCCGCGGGGCGACCGCGAGTTCGTCGGCGACCCGGTGAACGTGATCAACGAGTACCTGCCGACCGACTACGCCGCCGACGCCGGCGAGCTGCCGGTCGGGGCGGTGGTGCACGTCGAGGCGGCGTGGAAGGACCATCGCGTCCTCGGTGGGGCCGGGGAGACGACCTGGCTCGGCACGCTGCCGTTCGGGGCTGACGGGCTTCCCCGTCTCGGTGCGATCGTGTGCCATGCCGACCCGCGGGACCCCGACGTCCGGCCGCTCCTGGACCGCAACCTCGCTGCGGGGCCGGTGCGCGGCATCCGGTGCTCGGCCGCGCACCACCCGGACCGCGGGGTGCGTTCCTGGGCCGACGAGGGGATGCTCACCAGCCGTGAGTTCCTGGCCGGCTTCGCCGCGGTCGCCGAGCGCGGTCTGAGCTTCGAGGCCTGGGTGTACTCGCACCAGCTCGGTGAGGTGGTCACCCTGGCCCGGGAGTATCCCGAAGCCACGATCGTGCTCGACCACTACGCCACCCCGGTGGGGATCTTCGGGCCGCGCGGACGCTGGACCGGACAGACCGAGGCTGACCGGCGCGACCTGCTCGCGCGCTGGTCCGACGAGATCGCCGCCCTGGCTGCGCTGCCCAACGTGGTCGCCAAGCACTCCGGTCTCGGGATGCCGGTCCTCGGCTGGACCGGGCCGGTGAGCGCGACGCGGTACCGCGACGCGGTGGCCCCGCTGGTGACCCGTGCTCAGGAGCTCTTCGGTGCGGACCGCACGCTGTGGGCGTCGAACTTCCCGATGGACAAGCCGACGATCTCGATCTCGACGACGGTGGACACCCTGCTGGAGCTCCTGCCCTCCGCCGACCCGCGGAAGCTGCTGCGGGACAACGCCTGCCGCGTCTACCGGCTGGACCTCTGAGGAGCTCTGCCTGAGAGGCTGGACCCCATGACCGACCTGCTGCTGGTGACGTGCTCCGCCTTCCCCGACGGTGAGCCCGGGTACGAGGCTCTCGACACCGCGCTGGCCGATCGCGGCGTCGAGGCGCGCTGGGTCCGCTGGGACGACCCCGACGTCGACTGGGAGTCGGCGCTGGTGGCCGTCCGGTCGACCTGGGACTACGACGTCCGGCTCGAGGAGTTCCTGGACTGGGCGCGTTCGGTCCCGAAGCTGCTCAACGGTGCCGACGTCTTCGCCTGGAACACCGACAAGGCCTACCTCCTCGAGCTGGACGCTGTCGGCGTGCCGATCGTGCCGACGATCTCGGTCGACGGGGAGGAGGACCTGCCCGCGGCGATCGCCGCGTGGGACACCGCCGTGGTCAAGCCACGGGTGGGTGCCGGAGGCCGCGGCGTGGTCGTCTTCGACGGGACCGACGGTGGTCCCGAGGGCCTCGACGAGTCCGCACTCGGGGCCGGTCCGTGGATCGTGCAGCCACTGGTCGCCTCGGTCCGCACCGAGGGGGAGTACTCGGTCTACGTCATCGGGGGCGAACCGCGCTCGATGGTGCGCAAGCTGCCGGCCGGCGAGGAGATCCGGGTGCACGAGGAGTACGGCGGCAGCACGGCACCGGTGCCCCGGACCGCGGAGGCTTCCGACCTCGCCCGGCGGACCGTCCGAGCCGCCGAGGAGATCCTCGACGCCACTCTGGTGTACGCGCGGGTGGACCTGCTCCGGCTCGCCGACGGGACCCTCGCGGTGAGCGAGCTCGAGGTCACCGAGCCGGGTCTGTACCTCGAGGAGCTCCCCGAGAATGGTAGGGCGTTCGCGGCGGCGGTCGCCGGCGTGCTGGCCCGCTCCTGAACGTTTGCACTCTCAGGGGTCGAGTGCTAACAATTGACATTGGCACTCTCCCTTCGAGAGTGACAACCAGCACCACCCCAGGGCCGAGAACGTCGAGGTCCGAAGGCGCCGCCGGGAAGGGTCCGGCGGGTCAGCCCGGACCGTCCGTCGCGGGCGACCGATCGGCCACCCACTCATCTGCGTGAGGAATCGCAAGAGTTATGCCGAAGCTGATTGCTTTCAACGAGGAGGCCCGGCGCGGTCTGGAGCGTGGCATGAACACGCTCGCCGACGCCGTCAAGGTCACCCTGGGCCCCAAGGGCCGCAACGTCGTGCTCGAGAAGAAGTGGGGCGCCCCCACGATCACCAACGATGGTGTGTCCATCGCCAAGGAGATCGAGCTCGAGGACCCGTACGAGAAGATCGGCGCCGAGCTGGTCAAGGAAGTTGCCAAGAAGACCGACGACGTCGCCGGTGACGGCACGACGACCGCGACCGTGCTCGCCCAGGCGATGGTCCGCGAGGGTCTGCGCAACGTCGCCGCGGGTGCCAACCCGATGGCGCTGAAGCGCGGCATCGAGAACGCCGTCAAGGCCGTCTCCGACGCTCTGCTCGAGATGAGCAAGGACGTCGAGACCAAGGAGCAGATCGCGGCTACCGCGTCGATCTCCGCCGCCGACACCACCGTCGGTGACGCCATCGCCGAGGCGATGGACAAGGTCGGCAAGGAAGGTGTGATCACCGTCGAGGAGTCGAACACGTTCGGCCTCGACCTCGAGCTCACCGAGGGCATGCGGTTCGACAAGGGCTTCATCTCCCAGTACTTCATGACCGACCCGGAGCGCATGGAGGCCGTCCTCGACGACCCGTACATCCTGATCGCGAACCAGAAGGTCTCGACCGTCAAGGACCTGCTGCCGCTGCTCGAGAAGGTCATGCAGTCCGGCAAGCCGCTGCTGATCATCGCCGAGGACGTCGACGGCGAGGCGCTCTCGACCCTGGTCGTGAACAAGATCCGTGGCACCTTCAAGTCCGTCGCCGTCAAGGCTCCGGGCTTCGGTGACCGCCGCAAGGCCATGATGCAGGACATCGCCATCCTCACCGGTGGTCAGGTCATCTCCGAGGACGTGGGCCTCAAGCTCGAGTCGACCGGCATCGAGCTGCTCGGTACCGCGCGCAAGGTCGTCATCACCAAGGACGAGACCACCATCGTCGAGGGCGCCGGCGACGAGGCCCAGATCGAGGGTCGCGTCAACCAGATCAAGGCCGAGATCGAGAAGTCGGACTCCGACTACGACCGCGAGAAGCTGCAGGAGCGCCTGGCCAAGCTGGCCGGCGGCGTTGCGGTGATCAAGGTCGGTGCCGCCACCGAGGTCGAGCTCAAGGAGCGCAAGCACCGCATCGAGGACGCCGTTCGCAACGCGAAGGCGGCCGTCGAGGAGGGCATCGTCGCCGGCGGCGGCGTCGCCCTGGTGCAGGCTGCCGACAAGGCTTTCGCCAAGCTGGAGCTCGAGGGCGACGAGGCGACCGGTGCTGCCATCGTGAAGCTCGCGTCCGAGGCCCCGCTGAAGCAGATCGCGGTCAACGCTGGTCTCGAGGGCGGCGTCGTGGCGGAGAAGGTGCGCAACCTGCCCGCCGGCCAGGGTCTCAACGCGGCCAACGGCGAGTACGTCGACATGATCGCCACCGGCATCATCGACCCGGCCAAGGTCACCCGTTCGGCGCTGCAGAACGCTGCGTCGATCGCCGCGCTCTTCCTCACCACCGAGGCGGTCGTCGCGGACAAGCCGGAGAAGGCCGCCCCG
The DNA window shown above is from Marmoricola sp. OAE513 and carries:
- the groL gene encoding chaperonin GroEL (60 kDa chaperone family; promotes refolding of misfolded polypeptides especially under stressful conditions; forms two stacked rings of heptamers to form a barrel-shaped 14mer; ends can be capped by GroES; misfolded proteins enter the barrel where they are refolded when GroES binds), producing MPKLIAFNEEARRGLERGMNTLADAVKVTLGPKGRNVVLEKKWGAPTITNDGVSIAKEIELEDPYEKIGAELVKEVAKKTDDVAGDGTTTATVLAQAMVREGLRNVAAGANPMALKRGIENAVKAVSDALLEMSKDVETKEQIAATASISAADTTVGDAIAEAMDKVGKEGVITVEESNTFGLDLELTEGMRFDKGFISQYFMTDPERMEAVLDDPYILIANQKVSTVKDLLPLLEKVMQSGKPLLIIAEDVDGEALSTLVVNKIRGTFKSVAVKAPGFGDRRKAMMQDIAILTGGQVISEDVGLKLESTGIELLGTARKVVITKDETTIVEGAGDEAQIEGRVNQIKAEIEKSDSDYDREKLQERLAKLAGGVAVIKVGAATEVELKERKHRIEDAVRNAKAAVEEGIVAGGGVALVQAADKAFAKLELEGDEATGAAIVKLASEAPLKQIAVNAGLEGGVVAEKVRNLPAGQGLNAANGEYVDMIATGIIDPAKVTRSALQNAASIAALFLTTEAVVADKPEKAAPMGDPTGGMGGMDF
- a CDS encoding amidohydrolase family protein is translated as MTTLPDGLRIVDPHIHQWDPFTTPRVVSTPAKLVRRLPVLRPVIEALLPRGDREFVGDPVNVINEYLPTDYAADAGELPVGAVVHVEAAWKDHRVLGGAGETTWLGTLPFGADGLPRLGAIVCHADPRDPDVRPLLDRNLAAGPVRGIRCSAAHHPDRGVRSWADEGMLTSREFLAGFAAVAERGLSFEAWVYSHQLGEVVTLAREYPEATIVLDHYATPVGIFGPRGRWTGQTEADRRDLLARWSDEIAALAALPNVVAKHSGLGMPVLGWTGPVSATRYRDAVAPLVTRAQELFGADRTLWASNFPMDKPTISISTTVDTLLELLPSADPRKLLRDNACRVYRLDL